The genome window TTCCCCGGCAAGCCTTCGATGTTTTTCACGCTACTTACTACGATCCGTATTTTTTGCCTTTGCTTGGCTCGCGTCCCTCGGTGGTGACGATGCACGACCTGATTCATGAACGATTTGGCAGCCGCTTCAACCACCTGGCCAATGATCAGATTGTAGTCAAATGGCGCCAGCAGCTTATTAGCCGGGTTTCCCGGTTTATCGCCGTTTCGGAAAGCACCCGGAATGATCTGATGGAGTATCTCAATATTCCCGCCGAACGCATTCAGGTCATCCATCATGGTGCTCCTCAAATTGGGCAATTCGCCATAAAGCCACGCCCAGTCGTTGGTCCGCAGGCCAAGGATTATCTGTTATTTGTTGGAAATCGGTTCTCCTATAAAAATTTTAAGCCGTTTTTGCAGGCAGTAGCGCCTTTACTGAGTCGCCATTGCCTGCACTTGATTTGCGCTGGTGGAGGCGCCTTTTCCAGGGAAGAAATCAGGATGCTGGCAGATTTGCGGTTGACCGAACGGGTTTCTCAGGTTCCAATTAATGATTTGGTACTAAGCAGTTTATACCGCTACGCCCGTGCTTTTGTTTTTCCGTCTTTGTACGAAGGGTTTGGGTTGCCCATTCTGGAGGCTTTTGGCTGCGAGTGTCCGTGTGCTGTCAGCGAAACCAGTTCCTTGCCGGAAGTAGCTGGCTCGGCGGCGGTTTATTTTAATCCCGAAGATCAGGAATCAATGACGCATTCGGTCGAAAGGCTGGTGCTGGACGATTCGCTGCGTAACGAGTTGGTGGCGAAAGGAAATCAGCAGCTTCTGCGTTTTTCCTGGAAAGAAACCGCGCAGAAAACTACTGATTTGTACCGATCTTTGTCTTAAGCCTCTGCGTATGACTCCCAAAATTTCGATTATAACCGTTACCTATAATGCCCGCGCTACGCTCGAAGCCACGCTAAAAAGTGTCTTTGACCAGCCATTTACGGATTATGAATACATCCTTATCGATGGAAAAAGTACGGATGGGACACTAGAATTGATTCAACAGTACGCGGATCGGTTTTCATACTGGGTTAGTGAACCAGATAAGGGCATTTATGAGGCGATGAACAAAGGAATCGACCACGCTCGCGGCGAATGGCTTTATTTTCTGGGTGCCGACGATCAGTTGCTTCCGGGCGTATTGGCCGAGGTAGCACCTGCGTTGGCCGAGTCACCGGATGTGCTGTATGGGGATGTTAAATTTACGGACCATTCGTACTACCACTCAAAATTTAGCTGGAAAACAGCCTTGAATAATACGGTGCATCACCAGGGGACGTTTTATAAACAGACACTTTTCCGTCAATTTCGCTACGATACGGCTCTGAAGATCATGTCTGATTACGAATTGAATTTAATGATCTATCGGAATCCACAGTTCGTTCGGAAGCGGTTTGAGCAGGCAGTGGCTTTGTGCGCGCCCAATGGTGCCAGTGCTGACCCCACTCTGTCTTTGAAAGAATTGAATCAACTACGGTCACGGCACTTTCCGGTTGGTATTCGTCATTTGTTAGCAGGTCTAACCACCGTGAAATATTTTTTGCATTATGACCTATTACGAAAAATACAGCGCTAGTCTGCTCTTCATAACGCTTATTATCGTAGCGGGCGGATTGATTTTTGCGTTTCGTCGGAAGATTAGTTCATTGATCGATCCGTTGTTATTGAACATGATCTGGTGCGCCAGTTGCGTGTCTATTTTGGTGGGGTATGCCGCCAAATACGGCATTAATGGGACATGGAGTTTGTTTATGGGGACCTTTATTGTTTATGTCCCATTTTTGTATGCTTTTCTAAAACCGCCTCAAGCCCCCAAAGAGCAGCCCAAAATCAGCGAATCAGAAGATCGGCTAACGCTGAAGTTGTACCTGGTCAGTTTGGTGTTAGCCTTGTATAGCTCCTGGGATTTTATCCTGTACGCGCTCCGAAGCAGCCCTGTAGAGTGGGTTTTGTACCGATTTGTTCAATTAGGTGCGCGTAATCCGTTGCAATTCATCGCTAAATTAGGCGCTTATCCTTTTTTCTACTTTTTTTCCTTTTGGCTCATTCAACAGCAACACGCCAAAAAGAATCTCATCAGGTTGATTCTGTTCTTTGTCTTGTTTCTGGACTTGCTGACGGCGGGGCGTTCGCAGTTGATCAACGTCATAACGGCTTACGGCTTGTTTTTGTACAAATCCCCGCCGGTTGCAAAACCGCAGTACCTACGGAAAATCAACATCTACGGCGCGTTGGGAATTTTTATCAGTATGGTCTGGGCAGTGTTGATTGCGTCGCTCTATAATACAGGAATGACTCTGGAAGACGGATTATTGGCGATGGTCAACCGCATTGTGGCCGCCGGAGATGGCCTAGAAATGTACCTGGTCAACCAGGCGGATCGCTACATAAACACGGGGATTGTTGAATACACCAAATCAGCTTTCGGAATTTTTATCAGTAATATCTTTAAAATACCAACCAAAAGTCTGGGCTGGCAGCTGTTTGAGCTGGAATCAGGTCTGGACTCGGCCATTTCGCTGGGACCAAATTTTATTCTGCCTTTGCAGGTGGTTATGTTTGGGGGGCTGTTTTTAATTCCATACACCATATTTATGGCTTATCTGACTGCTAAACTGCGTGGTTTTTCGTTCAGCGGAATTGCCGGAAAAGGGCTTAGCTACGGTCTGGCTTATTACTGCTTCATCCCGAGCCTGGACATGGAATTTGGCACGATGACTTACATCAGTCTTCTCTTTGTGTATTTCGTTTTTTTATTTCCGCTAGCCAAGTTTCGCCTGAAACTTCCCCGAATTCGGTTGCGCTGGAGTTAACTACTTGTTTTCAATCAGTGACGTTCTGATTACTGCCGGAATCATCGTTCCAAACACGTCCATGTCTTCCCGATACTCAAGCAAAACCCGGCTAACTTCCAGGTTGAAAGGAGGCTGCTCGATATAAAGGCCTGAATTTTTATACAGCCGAACATTGGGTCCCTGTTGTTTATCCAAATTGGGGATTGCTTTTTCGCCCACGGTCACGTGCTCCGTAATGATTACGTAGCGGTACGGCTTTAATTTTTTCAGAATGGTAAGTACCTGCTCATTAGTCAGGTGTTGCAAAACCTGCCGGATGCTCACGGCTTCTGCCGGAGGAAGCGTGTCCGTGATGGCATTCAGGTGCCTAAAGCGGGTATGATCATTGGCATAATGCTGGTTGTGATGATCAACCAATTCCTGCACAACATCCCCGCCGGTATAATCGATGGACACTTGATTCACCACCTCCCGCATCACCCGGAAATCGCCGCAGCCGATGTCCAGTAACGATTGCACCTTGTTCTGCCGAAGGAAGTCGGTCAAAACATTTATGTACTGATGCACGTTTGGATTTGTGGTTCCTGGTCCAGAATTAAACTCACCATTTTCGCCGCCCCAGTAGTTTTCCTTATAAATAAGCGTAAAAACTTCCTGCGTATTAAGGTTACGAAAGCGGGCCATGTTCTTATAATAGCGCAGCCGGTCCCGGAGATTATCGAAAAATGACATGAAGAGCTTGGAGGATATTACCGGTAACAAAAATACAGTTTTATTGGCGCCAGATTCAGGTACAAATGAATAAAACTGGTAATCAGCTTAGTTAAATGCGCGAATGCAGGGACCCGCAGCTTATCTGCCGACGATCAGTACATGTTATAAAGTTGCAAGCTATTTCGTAATATTGTTGCTTCGTACGACCGGAATTTGTGTAGCCATCGGTTTGACCACGTACTACAATTTATACTGCTGCACAGGTCCATACGAATACGTCCTCGCATAAAAAGGCGTGCCTAGATTTACCCGGAATAATGTCGCTGTCAAAAAATATAGTTGTATCATTTTTATACAAAGGGATTAACATAGCTACTCAGTTTCTACTGGTTAGAATAACATTATCTTACATAAGTACCACAGAATACGGTGTTTGGCTGACACTTAGCTCGTTCCTGACCTGGTTTGCCATTTTTGATTTCGGCTTTACCAATGGACTTCGTAATAAAGTCACGCTGGCCTACGCGGACGGAAAACTGGAAAAAGCGCAACCGTATATCAGCACATCCTACGCTTTTTTGTTTCTAGTTATCAGCGTAATGCTGCTCTTATTTGGCATTTCAACGGTTTTTGTCAACTGGCAGCAACTCTTCAACGCACCGAATGAACTGGCGGCCACACTGCCTTTGATACTGATTATTGCCTTTGCGCTGTTTTGCCTGCGTCTGCTCCTGAATCTAATTTCTGCGATACTACTCGCGGTTCATCAGGCTGGTCAGGTAGAACTTATTAATACGGCTATTCAGGTGGCTACGCTGGTCGGTTTGATGCTTTGGGCCAATACGTCGGACGTTGCTTTGTTTGAGGTTGCGGTGGTTTATAGCCTCATGCCCGTAGTCGTGCTTTTTCTGGCGTCACTGATTTTTTTTGGTAACGCTTACAAAGCCATCCGGCCTACAATTAGCAGCATACAATGGTCGCTTTTTGGGGAGTTAGGCGTGGTAGGAGGGAAGTTTTTTGGGTTACAACTGGTTAGTCTGGTCTTGTTTTCATCGCAGAATTTTATCATTTCTCATCTTTTCAATCCGGCTGAAGTTACCCCATTTAACCTCGTTTACCGGTATTTCAGTGTCATTCCCATTGTGTTTAATGTGTTGCTGGTACCCCACTGGTCTGCCATCACCGAAGCTTACTACAAGCATAATTTTGAGTGGCTGCAACAAACGTTGAAGCGGCTGTTGTTTTTCTGGAGTCTTTTTGCGCTGCTTTCGTTGAGTATGTTTTTGATTGCGCCCTGGGTATACGATCTTTGGCTTGGCCCCGGTCACGTACCGATCCCGTCTGTTTTGACCATCGTGTTGAGCATTAGCACAATTGTTACTGCCTGGGGGAATCTGTTTTCGTTATTGTTAAATGCAATGGGTGCCATTACGATTTCGCTGATAACCGCCTTTGTGATTGTCTTTATAAGCGTTCCGCTGGCCAGCTATCTATCGACGTTCCCCCAGCTAGGGGTTTCTGGAGTTCCCCTGGGTTTCACGATTTGCTTATTGCCGGGGGCCATTCTTCAGCCTTACCAATGTTATAAATTGCTTGCACGACGTGCGGCAGGTATCTGGACTAAATAAGTAATTAACCACACAAGTCAATGGCAATCAGAAACATTCCTGTTTACCAGCCCTCTCTGACGGGAAATGAAAAAAAGTATGTGATCGACTGCTTGGATTCAACCTGGATCTCATCAAAGGGGAAATACATCAACGAATTTGAACATAAATTTGCTAACTACCTGGGGGCTCATAACGCCGTTACAGTATCCAACGGTACGGTAGCGTTGCATTTAGCGATGGTCGCTCTGGGAATTGGCCCCGAAGATGAAGTAATCGTTCCTACACTGACTTACATTGCTTCCGTCAATGCCATTGTATACGAAGGCGCAACGCCCGTCTTTGTTGACTCCGAAGCCGATAGCTGGCAAATGGACCCGGAGGATGTTATTCGTAAAATAACACCAAAGACCAAAGCCATTTTGTGCGTTCACCTTTACGGACATCCCTGCGATATGGATCGGTTAACGGCCATTGCCAATGAGCACGGTCTTTTTCTGATCGAGGATTGTGCCGAAGCTATTGGTACGCAATACAAAGGGCGTTTGGTTGGTTCGTTTGGTGATATTGCTACGTTTAGTTTTTATGGCAACAAAACCATCACAACCGGAGAAGGTGGGATGGTCGTCACGAATAACGAAACCCTTCACGATCGTTGCCTGCATTTTCGCGGACAGGGATTGGCTAAATACCGGCAATATTGGCATGATGTCATTGGGTATAACTACCGGATGACCAACATCTGCGCGGCCATTGGCTTGGCTCAATTGGAGCAACTGGATCATTTTTTAAGCCAGAAACAGCAAATCGCTGCCTGGTATGCCGAGGGGCTGGAAGGAACCAGTTACGAAACCCACCGGGCCATTGGCGACGTAGTGCATTCCTACTGGATGTGCTCGATTCTGGTCAAGCGTTCCGAGGATCGGGATGGACTCCGCGACCATCTCCAGGAGCATGGCATTGAAACACGCCCTTTGTTTTATCCGGTTCATACGATGCCCATGTATTCGCATAAATACGCTCGGCATAAAACGGCGGAAGATCTGGGATGGCGCGGCATGAACGTTCCAAGTTATCCGGGTTTGAGCCGGGAAGAGGTGCAGTATATTACCGATACCATTAAGTCATACCCGATCCAATGATTTTTGAGGTCATACAAGCGGGTAACCTTCACCTGGTTCGCGATTTTATGGATCGGTTGGGGGAGGATGGCCAACGTTCCTTTCGTTATTTTCAAAAGCGGCCTGTCGAAGTCGTGCTGACGCATTTGCTCTGTGCTGTAGGCACCCGCGAGGGCCAGCCCGTGGCTTATGGGCATCTTGACAAAGAAGGCGAAACCACGTGGTTAGGCATTGCCGTGGCGGCTGACGCGCGGGGCCAGCGGCTAGGCCAGCAGATGATAACTTATCTGCTGGAGGAAGCGCGGCGACTGGAACAGAAAACCATTTTTCTGACGGTTGACCGGGACAATCAGGCGGCTATTGCTTTGTATGAAAAAATAGGTTTTGTCCAGATTGGACAGGCTGAAAGCTATTTTAAGTATCAGTTTACGCTCGTATGAATATTTTATACGTCATTCCTGATCTGGCGCAGAGCGGGGGCGGAATTCGGCAATATGCTTGCGCACTGCTCCGTATTTTGGCTCAGGATACGGCAAACCGCTATTTTGTGCTGCACAATGAAAATGACGAATTAGTGCTCTCGACCATTCAGGCCAGTTCAAACCTGGAACTGATTCCCGTTCCTATCGGGCGGGAGCGGTCTTACGAAAAACTGATTACCAAGGCAGCCAAGGCGGTTAATATGTTGCTAAAGTCCCGGGCGGTTCCTGTCTGGACATATCTCGAGCGCCTGCGCAGTCGCTACGGGATTCAGGTCATGTATTGCCCGTACCCCTATATATTCCATACCAAAGTACAGACGGTAGTTACCCTGCACGATGTTCAGGAACTGCATTTTCCCGCTTTTTTCCCGCCTGCTGTTCGGGCGGAGCGGGCCGTGTACTACATGAATGTTACCGAGCTATCGACCCAACTGGTTGTTAGCTACCAGCACGTAAAAAAAGACCTGATTGAATGTTTTGGCCGCACGCCCGACAATGTGCAGGTTTGCTTACTGGACATGCAAAATCTGTGGTTCGAAAAGTTTTTAACCCAAAAAGCGGACCCCTCGCCTAAGTCGGACTTACCTACTCTGCCAGAGAAATTTGTTTTTTATCCCGCCGCCACCTGGATGCACAAAAACCACATAGGTCTGTTGGAAAGTGTGGCGTACTTGCGCGATCAGTACAATATTCGCATTTCGTTGGTATCAACGGGGCATCAAACCGAGCATTTCGGCCAGATTCAGCAACGCATTCGGGAGCTGAATCTGGAAAACCAGGTTTTTTTCCTGGGAATCGTGAGCGATGCGGCCTTATTCGAACTCTATCAGAAGACGCACGCCGTTGTTGTGCCGACGCTTTATGAAGCGGGGAGTTTTCCGTTGATGGAAAGCATGCTGATGACCATTCCGGTTGTTTGCTCCAATGTTACGTCACTGCCTGAAACGATAGGGGATAGCCGTTTTGTTTTTGATCCTAAAAATAAAGTGGATATGGCCGAAAAGCTGTTGCTGATTTTTCAGAATGAAGAATACCGGGAACAGAACCGGGCAAATAGCAGAAAGCAGGCCCATTACCTGAAGAATACAGGATCTTTACAAATCCTGCAAAAAATGTATCAACGCCTGGCGCAGAACCTACCAGTTGCCAAAAATTAAGCTAGCTTATCAAACGTCGATCTAGCCTCTTCCAAGGAATTGGTTAACAGTTACTTTTGTTTTTCGGATTATGCGTAACAAATAACCACTCATGGGGGAGAAGACGCCATGCCGTACTTTCGCTTCGTAGGTCTCGTCGATGGCCCCGAAGAGCTGCACGCTGCTAACCCCACCCATGCGCATGCGAACCGTTGGTTTGTCCACGAAAGAAGCAATTAGCCGATCTTTGGGGCGAAGCAATAACTCGTAATCACCGCATATTTTGTATTTCGGATCAAAAACTCCGTAGGTGTCGAACAGGCGGCGGGAATGGAAACAGCCCACGTGCCACGTTATCATGTCAATTCTAAATCGCTTCCAGGTCCAGCGTTCTCCCACGGTTCGGATGGGCGATAAATCGTCGTTAACGAGTTCGATTCGGGATGAGACAAATTCCAGATCCTGACGCGCGTGCTGATCAATGTGGTCAATGTAACTTTGTAACGCATGGGGGTACAACAGATCATCCGCTCCAACAAAAAGCAGCCAGTCTCCTTTGGCAGCAGCCAGGCCTTTATTCCAGGCGTCGTAAATTCCCTTGTCCCGTTCGCTGATCCAATATGAAAGGTGTTGCTGGTTTTTTTTGATTGTGTCTACTGTGCCATCCGTTGAACCACCGTCAATGATAATAAATTCGAAATTCTTATACGTTTGATTTAGAACACTTTGAATACAGGCATCGAGGTATTGATTGGCGTTGTAAACCGCCGTGATAATACTAACGCGGGGAGGAGATGACGTACCAGCGGGAAGCATTTGTTCTAAGCCTGGGTAGTGGTTCATGTAGTGGAAGAACTCTCTTAACTGAAGAAAGTTATCAGATTGATTAATTCATGGTGGCTGTCTGTTGACATGCCGTCAAAACGCTTCCAACTGGCCAGTTCTTGTATTGAAAACAGGTAGGCCTTTAATTTCTGCCAGCCGCTGTTCCAGCGAAGCAAAACTTAATTCATTGTTCGCGTTTCTGGCTTCTCTAAAACGGGCTTGGGTAAATAATTCCTGCGGCGAAACTTCCTTTAGATGACCTAACAAATCTTTTCGGACGAAGAACGCGTTGTTGCCGGCTTTGTTGCAAGCGACCAACGCATAGCCTTTTTCGGTGGCCAGATCGCAAACGGCGCCGAACGAAGCACCAAAGTACAGGTTGGAATAATGGGCATTTGAGCGGACAAAATCCGCCTGGTAAGGAATTGTAATGGCGCGTTCCGGCCCAAACAAGCTGTTGTACTCAATGATGACAATGGCGGGTTGCACCACATTGATTGCTTTCCAGACCCAGTAATCATTGCCATCAATATCAATGCTTAACAGGCCTATTTCGCCCGAAAAGCCGTTTTCTTTAAGGAGCGTGTTGATGTTATCCATTTTAATGAAGCTGCTGACGGCGGTTAAATCATACTTCCAGAAGTTAGGATCTTTCCGGACATGATCAATGTTGGAGGAGGAACCGTCTATAACCAGACCCCGCCAGTTATCATGCATTAACAAGAATTTAGTGTTAGCTTCTTCGTAGGTTTCTACGCCAAATTCAACAAATGCCTGATCAGAGATGCCTATCGATTGAATGAGGTATTGAATAATTCCATCTTCGCCGAATTGCGAAAAAACCCTAAACTCCGCATCCCGTATGGGTTTAGTAAGATCAACTTGCTTCGCTAATCCTGTACCAATCAACAACCGCAACTCTTTATTGCTTTCGCGTAGATAGCGAACGTTCAATATAACCTCTCTGATCTTATCTAAAATTTTCATCCCTTGACTCTAAAATTGAGCTGTTCCTTTAGTCCAAAAATATGGGAGCAGAAACAAAATTTACCAAGTAGAAAAGCGCTGAAGCCTAGTTGGGAGAATCGTTTTATAAGCAGAGCACTCTCGGATACAAATCTATGCAGAAAAGAGATAGCCGCCTGATAAAATCAGTTTATGGCTTTTTTACTTCAGCGAATTTAGGGCGAAATACCTGCAAGATACAATTTTTAGGCCTTAAAACTCCTTGGCTCTCTTGCTGGAAACTAAGGGAACTATATGGGAATTGTACAAGAGAAATGGGATAAGAAAGTGTTTTTCTTACTATTGGTGTTATTTTTGCCTGGAACCAGCGTAAAAGTTCAATCGACCGTACCAATAGTAGTTGTCTGAAAATAGTTATCAATGCTTTTTAACTCGCTTCATTTTGTTCTATTTTTTATCGTTGTTACAAGCGCTTATCACCTCTTGCCACATCGCTACCGTTGGCAATTATTATTAGCGGGGAGCTGTTACTTTTACATGGCCTTTGTGCCTGTTTATATCCTGATTCTGGGATTTACCATTGTCATTGATTACTTCGCCGGACTCTATATTGAAAAAACCCGCGGACAGACTCGAAGGTTGTTTCTAATCATTAGTCTGATCTCGAATATTGGCGTACTAGCCATCTTCAAGTATTATAATTTTCTCAACGATAATCTAAACCTAATGCTGGCCAATGTTGGCTACCCAGCACTTTTGCCCCCTTTAACCATTTTGCTGCCCATCGGTCTGTCGTTCCATACCTTTCAGGCGATGAGTTACATCATTGAGGTATATCGGGGTAATCAAAAAGCGGAACGGCATTTTGGTATTTATTCTCTGTACGTGATGTTTTATCCGCAACTGGTTGCCGGCCCCATCGAACGTCCGCAGAACATTTTGCACCAGTTTTACGAAAAACACGAATTTGATGCTCGTCAAGTCGTTGAAGGTCTAAAACAGATTGCCTGGGGGCTGTTTAAAAAAGTAGTTATCGCGGATCGGCTGGCGGTGATTGTCAACTATGTGTACAACGATCCAACTCAATTTCAGGGTTTTCCACTCATTATTGCAACGGTTTTATTTGCCTTTCAAATTTATTGCGATTTCTCGGGCTACTCAGATATTGCGCTCGGAACGGCCCGGACCATTGGCTTTCGGCTGATGAAGAACTTTGACCGTCCTTACCTGTCAACCTCCGTATCAGAATTCTGGAAACGGTGGCACATTTCGCTCTCGACCTGGTTCCGCGATTACCTCTATATTCCGCTGGGGGGGAATCGGGTTGCCGTGCCCCGTTGGTATCTGAATTTGTTCATTACGTTTCTGGTAAGCGGGCTTTGGCACGGAGCCAGTTGGACGTATGTGATCTGGGGGAGCCTAAACGGTTTGTACCTGATTATTGAGAGCATGACCAAAAATACCCGGCACCGACTCAGCCAGCGGCTGGGTTTGCAACACTGGCCTTCGGTACAGCACTTCCTGAATCTAACAACCACTTTTGGCCTGATTTGCTTTGCCTGGATTTTCTTCCGGGCGCAAACCGTTGGCGATGCTTTTTATGTGGTAACCCATCTATTTTCCGACCTGCGGAACAGCCTGAGCGAGGTGATAGCAACTAACCTGGGTTCCGACAAATACAACCTGTTTATCGGTGGGCTGGCGCTCGTCATCTTGTTACTTGTAGAAACGCTTCAGGGACGTATTTCTCTCCGCCACTGGATAGGCCAACAGCCAACGCCTGTGCGAATGACGCTTTATTATGCCCTGATTATGTTCATTATTCTGTTTGGCGTATTTGACGCCCGGCAGCAATTCATTTACTTCCAGTTTTGAGCATGTTGTTACCGTCAATGATTCGGAAGCTTCTTATTCTGTTGACTTTGTGTAGTCTGGGTGGTTACGGATTGATTCGAATTTTATCGCCTTATGTTCGCAATGAAAACGTGTTTGTGGCGGCCTCGCTCGACAAGGAAAATCGACTGAAGAACACGCCAGCACCCCGCCTGGTTTTTGTTGGAGGCTCTAATCTGGCCTTGGGAATCGATAGCCGCCGGGTTGCCGCCGCAACGGGCTATACCGTCACCAACATGGGCATTCACGCGGGCCTGGGCCTGCCTTTTATGTTGAATGAAGCCCTGCATGGGACACAAAAAGGCGATTTGGTGGTTTTGTCTATTGAGTACTTTCTTGATGAAGGGGACAATAAATTACTGGCACAATTGATTGATGTGAACCCTCGGGCTAAGCAATACCTATCGCTTTCGTGGCTCAATGAGATCCGGTTACTAGGGCAGAACTTACAGCGGTGTATGAGTGGTTTGTTTTATAAATTGCTGCGTGGTGATGCAACTGACCCGATCTACAACCGAAGTGGCTTTACCGTTGAAGGCGATCTAAAAGAGCATTTTGGCAAACCCAAACCCCGGCGGATTGGTGATGATGTGACTTTTCTGGAAATGGATTATTCAGAAAATATTCAGCGAATCAATGCATTTGTGAAAGCCGCTAAAGCCAGAGAAGCCGTTGTTGTGTTCACCTTTCCCGTATTTCCAGCATCTGCTTACAAGCGTAATCAGAAAGCTATTCAGCACCTGGCCAAACAATACCAAAACAAACTGGATTGTCCGATTATTAATACGCCAGCGACCTTTGTCTTGCCAGATCAGTACTTTTTTGATACCGTTTATCACCTGGACAGCCTAGGCGTTCAAGAGCGCACTACCCGGATGATTGATTTGCTGAAACTAAGGCAAAACATATTGGTTGGGAGCAATCAATAGCTAGCCTTTATAAAATGCCTACCTTTGTCTTCTTTGCAAGAAGCTATTTATGATTAGTGTCTGCATGGCCACTTATAACGGCGAACGTTTTGTCCGGCGGCAATTGGAGTCGATTCTACCGCAGCTTGGACCGGCGGATGAGGTTATTGTGTCGGATGATGGATCGACCGACCAGACGTTGATGATCGTCGAATCGTTGCGGGATGCGCGCATCCGTATTTTGCACAATTCCGGGCGTCACGGACCCGTCGGGAACTTTGAAAATGCCCTGCGGCAAGCCAAAGGAGACCATATTTTTCTGTCCGATCAGGACGATGTCTGGCTGCCCAATAAAGTAATGCTTATTCGCCCGCTGCTGGATCAGTACGATCTGGTGCTTACGGACTGCGAGGTGGCCGACGACCAGAACAAGACGCTAATGCCTTCGTTTTTTGCGCACCGGGGGAGTCGGGCTGGCCTGCTCAGAAACCTTTACAAGAACTCTTACGTTGGTTGTTGTATGGCTTTTCGGCGGTCGCTGCTCAAAAAAGCACTTCCCTTTCCGAGCCAAATTTACATGCATGACTGGTGGCTGGGTCTGGTGGCCGAGGCAAAAGGGCAAGTCTACTTTCTGCCTGAACCAACGATTCGCTATATTCGTCACGGTGGTAATGCGTCGCCAACCGGGGAAGGTTCGCTCAGTTGGTTTAATAAACTCAAAAATCGCCTGGGACTTGTCACGGCCTTAGGCAGGCGGTTACTGGCCTAATTTGTTTTTATCCTGATTCATGGTTTCTGTAATTATTCCTACCTACAACGCCGCCCGTCATCTTCCCGCTTTGCTTGATCGCCTGGCCGATCAGACCATTCCTTACGAACTGATTATCATTGATTCGTCATCAAAGGACGAAACGCCCCAAATTCTGAAAGAGCGGGGTATTGCCTTTCATACCATTTCGTCGGCAAGTTTCAATCACGGCGGAACCCGGAATATGGGCATTCGGATGGCTCGGTATGATCAGATAATCTTTTTAACTCAGGATGCACTGCCCACGGCGGCTAATACGCTGGAACTGCTCGTCAAAGCCCTCAACAGCCGCCCAGATGTAGCGCTTGCCTATGGGCGCCAGTTACCTTATCCGGATACACACGTTTTTGGAGCCTTTGCGCGTCTGATAAATTACCCAGACCAAAGTAGGATCAAAACAAGAGTTGATATTCCTGAGTTAGGTATTCGAACCTGCTCCTGCTCCAATTCGTTTGCCGCCTATAAGAAGGAAGACATACTGGCTTTGGGCGGGTTTCCGGATGATTCTATTTTTGGTGAAGATGTGTCGGTTTCTTCCCAGTTCATCCTGAACGGAAAGGCCATCGCATACTGCGCAGAAGCACAGGTATACCATTCGCACGACTATACAATTGGCGAGG of Tellurirhabdus bombi contains these proteins:
- a CDS encoding glycosyltransferase family 4 protein, producing MNILYVIPDLAQSGGGIRQYACALLRILAQDTANRYFVLHNENDELVLSTIQASSNLELIPVPIGRERSYEKLITKAAKAVNMLLKSRAVPVWTYLERLRSRYGIQVMYCPYPYIFHTKVQTVVTLHDVQELHFPAFFPPAVRAERAVYYMNVTELSTQLVVSYQHVKKDLIECFGRTPDNVQVCLLDMQNLWFEKFLTQKADPSPKSDLPTLPEKFVFYPAATWMHKNHIGLLESVAYLRDQYNIRISLVSTGHQTEHFGQIQQRIRELNLENQVFFLGIVSDAALFELYQKTHAVVVPTLYEAGSFPLMESMLMTIPVVCSNVTSLPETIGDSRFVFDPKNKVDMAEKLLLIFQNEEYREQNRANSRKQAHYLKNTGSLQILQKMYQRLAQNLPVAKN
- a CDS encoding glycosyltransferase family 2 protein, which codes for MNHYPGLEQMLPAGTSSPPRVSIITAVYNANQYLDACIQSVLNQTYKNFEFIIIDGGSTDGTVDTIKKNQQHLSYWISERDKGIYDAWNKGLAAAKGDWLLFVGADDLLYPHALQSYIDHIDQHARQDLEFVSSRIELVNDDLSPIRTVGERWTWKRFRIDMITWHVGCFHSRRLFDTYGVFDPKYKICGDYELLLRPKDRLIASFVDKPTVRMRMGGVSSVQLFGAIDETYEAKVRHGVFSPMSGYLLRIIRKTKVTVNQFLGRG
- a CDS encoding MBOAT family O-acyltransferase, whose product is MLFNSLHFVLFFIVVTSAYHLLPHRYRWQLLLAGSCYFYMAFVPVYILILGFTIVIDYFAGLYIEKTRGQTRRLFLIISLISNIGVLAIFKYYNFLNDNLNLMLANVGYPALLPPLTILLPIGLSFHTFQAMSYIIEVYRGNQKAERHFGIYSLYVMFYPQLVAGPIERPQNILHQFYEKHEFDARQVVEGLKQIAWGLFKKVVIADRLAVIVNYVYNDPTQFQGFPLIIATVLFAFQIYCDFSGYSDIALGTARTIGFRLMKNFDRPYLSTSVSEFWKRWHISLSTWFRDYLYIPLGGNRVAVPRWYLNLFITFLVSGLWHGASWTYVIWGSLNGLYLIIESMTKNTRHRLSQRLGLQHWPSVQHFLNLTTTFGLICFAWIFFRAQTVGDAFYVVTHLFSDLRNSLSEVIATNLGSDKYNLFIGGLALVILLLVETLQGRISLRHWIGQQPTPVRMTLYYALIMFIILFGVFDARQQFIYFQF
- a CDS encoding glycosyltransferase family 2 protein, with the protein product MATYNGERFVRRQLESILPQLGPADEVIVSDDGSTDQTLMIVESLRDARIRILHNSGRHGPVGNFENALRQAKGDHIFLSDQDDVWLPNKVMLIRPLLDQYDLVLTDCEVADDQNKTLMPSFFAHRGSRAGLLRNLYKNSYVGCCMAFRRSLLKKALPFPSQIYMHDWWLGLVAEAKGQVYFLPEPTIRYIRHGGNASPTGEGSLSWFNKLKNRLGLVTALGRRLLA
- a CDS encoding glycosyltransferase family 2 protein is translated as MVSVIIPTYNAARHLPALLDRLADQTIPYELIIIDSSSKDETPQILKERGIAFHTISSASFNHGGTRNMGIRMARYDQIIFLTQDALPTAANTLELLVKALNSRPDVALAYGRQLPYPDTHVFGAFARLINYPDQSRIKTRVDIPELGIRTCSCSNSFAAYKKEDILALGGFPDDSIFGEDVSVSSQFILNGKAIAYCAEAQVYHSHDYTIGEEFRRYFDIGVFHEQQQRFLREFTQAESQGIKYMTDEARYLLRTGNAHLLPAQFVRLVAKYVGYRAGRSHEKLPVGIKKKWSMSKTYWK